In Nocardia asteroides, the following proteins share a genomic window:
- the argS gene encoding arginine--tRNA ligase domain-containing protein: MASLRADRLLYVTDSCQALHFQLIFEAARRAGWLTEAIQVDHVAYGTILGPDGKPFKTRAGGTVRLMDLRDEAVARVRAVVAEKNPDLASAELETIAEQAGIGAVKYADLSTSGSRTTPSTLFE; this comes from the coding sequence ATCGCCTCGCTGCGCGCGGACCGGCTGCTGTACGTCACCGACTCCTGCCAGGCCTTGCACTTCCAACTGATCTTCGAGGCCGCGCGCCGGGCGGGTTGGCTGACCGAAGCGATTCAGGTGGACCACGTTGCCTACGGGACGATTCTCGGGCCGGACGGCAAGCCGTTCAAGACTCGTGCGGGCGGCACGGTGCGGCTGATGGATCTCCGCGACGAGGCGGTCGCACGCGTCCGCGCCGTGGTCGCCGAGAAGAATCCGGACCTCGCGTCAGCCGAGCTCGAAACCATCGCCGAACAGGCCGGCATCGGTGCGGTGAAATACGCGGATCTGTCGACCTCCGGGTCGAGGACTACACCTTCGACCTTGTTCGAATGA
- a CDS encoding DALR anticodon-binding domain-containing protein — protein sequence MNSRSSSTGYGTVLDEVAEALEPHRLAGYLSELARAYTAFYDSCPVISAEEPIRSNRIALCQ from the coding sequence GTGAACTCGCGCTCGTCCTCGACGGGGTACGGGACAGTGCTGGACGAGGTAGCCGAGGCGCTGGAACCGCACCGACTGGCCGGATACCTCTCCGAGCTGGCCCGCGCCTATACGGCCTTCTACGATTCGTGCCCGGTGATCTCCGCTGAGGAGCCGATCCGTTCGAATCGAATCGCGCTGTGCCAGTAG